In Marinobacter sp. F4206, the following are encoded in one genomic region:
- a CDS encoding Na+/H+ antiporter NhaC family protein, which yields MEDQARETRERGPLFSIAVYGAIMAGFAYLSSQYTDGQSYGFVSLLPSLLIVLVAIKTKKPLESIFAGIIAGLLLLEPTTLITSLGDLSMGVVQNETIAWIVLVCGMMGGLINILERGGSVLSFGEFLARRVKTKRGTMLTTSFLGLAVFIDDYLNSLAVSASMKNLTDRFGISREKLAFLVDSTAAPVCILVPLSTWAVYFGALLEENGAVAEGQGMSLYIESIPYMAYGWAALIVVLLVASGKLKDLGAMKQAELRAQKGQPVPDGVESIGFDTSHVKRPPVMVGMMNFILPMAVLVSASIYYEIDLLLGALVASGFTMVLYFWQRLMSFGQLADAMLDGFKVMLHPIAVVAAGFMIKEINDQLGMTTYIIETITPYLSPELMPALVFVTMAAVVFATGSSWGVFVVSLPIVIPMAVAMDVSMPLTVGALLSASAFGSHACFFSDSTVLSSTGSGCTPMQHALTQIPYALIGAALAFISLIVLGYAVS from the coding sequence ATGGAAGACCAGGCTCGGGAAACCAGAGAACGGGGCCCTCTTTTCTCCATTGCCGTATACGGCGCCATCATGGCAGGGTTTGCTTACCTCTCCTCGCAGTATACCGATGGGCAATCCTATGGGTTTGTAAGCCTGTTGCCTTCTTTGTTGATCGTGTTGGTCGCGATCAAGACCAAAAAGCCGCTCGAATCAATTTTTGCCGGCATCATTGCCGGCCTGCTCCTGCTTGAGCCGACCACCCTGATCACCAGCCTTGGCGACCTGTCCATGGGCGTGGTTCAGAACGAGACCATCGCCTGGATTGTGCTGGTTTGCGGCATGATGGGCGGTTTGATCAACATCCTGGAGCGTGGCGGCAGTGTCCTCAGTTTTGGTGAGTTCCTGGCCAGGCGGGTGAAAACCAAGCGTGGCACCATGCTGACGACCTCCTTCCTCGGCCTGGCGGTGTTCATTGATGACTACCTGAACTCCCTGGCGGTGTCCGCTTCCATGAAGAATCTGACCGACCGCTTTGGCATTTCCCGCGAGAAGCTGGCGTTTCTGGTGGATTCTACGGCGGCCCCGGTTTGTATCCTTGTTCCGCTGTCCACCTGGGCTGTGTACTTCGGTGCCCTGCTTGAGGAAAATGGAGCGGTTGCTGAAGGCCAGGGCATGTCCCTCTACATCGAGTCCATCCCTTACATGGCGTATGGCTGGGCCGCGCTGATTGTGGTGCTGCTGGTTGCATCCGGCAAGCTCAAAGACCTGGGCGCCATGAAACAGGCGGAACTGCGGGCCCAAAAAGGCCAGCCGGTTCCGGATGGCGTAGAGTCCATTGGCTTTGACACCTCGCACGTTAAGCGCCCGCCGGTCATGGTTGGCATGATGAACTTCATCCTGCCGATGGCGGTACTGGTTTCAGCCAGCATCTACTACGAGATTGACCTGCTTCTGGGTGCACTGGTGGCTTCCGGTTTCACCATGGTGCTGTACTTCTGGCAGCGACTGATGAGCTTCGGTCAGCTGGCCGATGCCATGCTGGATGGTTTCAAGGTGATGCTGCATCCGATCGCCGTGGTTGCCGCCGGCTTCATGATCAAGGAAATCAACGACCAGCTGGGCATGACCACCTACATCATCGAAACCATTACCCCATACCTGTCTCCGGAACTGATGCCGGCGCTGGTGTTCGTCACCATGGCTGCTGTGGTATTTGCCACCGGTTCAAGCTGGGGTGTGTTCGTGGTATCCCTGCCCATCGTAATTCCGATGGCGGTAGCGATGGATGTCTCCATGCCGCTGACCGTAGGCGCCCTGCTTTCGGCCTCTGCGTTCGGTAGCCATGCCTGCTTCTTCAGTGACTCAACGGTTCTGTCGTCTACCGGTTCCGGCTGTACCCCGATGCAGCACGCCCTGACCCAGATCCCGTACGCCCTGATCGGCGCGGCACTGGCGTTTATCTCTCTGATTGTCCTTGGCTACGCAGTCTCCTGA
- a CDS encoding PaaI family thioesterase → MSELFEFGKNILESQPFSVLLGTELEVFEPGLANLSLKVRDQLKQQHGFVHGGVISYLADNALTYAGGSVLGDSVTSEFKINYLRPAIGKKLLATASVLSAGKNQAVCQCNVIAIGDDGECTVAVAQGTITRVAK, encoded by the coding sequence ATGAGTGAGCTGTTCGAGTTCGGGAAGAATATATTAGAGAGTCAACCGTTCAGCGTTCTACTGGGAACCGAACTAGAAGTTTTCGAGCCTGGGCTGGCCAACCTCTCACTCAAGGTCCGTGATCAGCTGAAGCAGCAACACGGATTTGTTCACGGTGGGGTAATTAGCTACTTGGCAGATAATGCGCTGACCTATGCCGGTGGGTCGGTTTTAGGAGATTCAGTTACCTCGGAGTTCAAAATTAATTATCTGCGCCCAGCTATTGGGAAGAAATTGCTTGCCACAGCCTCTGTACTTTCAGCAGGCAAGAATCAAGCGGTCTGCCAGTGCAATGTGATAGCGATTGGAGACGATGGAGAGTGTACGGTCGCAGTTGCGCAGGGAACCATCACTCGAGTCGCAAAATAG
- a CDS encoding GNAT family N-acetyltransferase — MQLFETQRLIARQLSHQDVPVLTDILSDPDVMKYSVRGVCDEEAIRKFINWCIECYSSHGIGPWALSERGSGDLVGFCGVGPELVGDVEEVNLGYRLARRFWHQGLATEAVKGVMRYAFDQKHCESVVVIIEPEHTDSVRVTEKAGFGDYTVQEFHNRLVRLYRMTREDWASQNRQM; from the coding sequence GTGCAATTGTTTGAAACACAAAGGCTGATTGCCAGGCAGCTATCCCACCAGGACGTTCCCGTGCTTACTGACATTCTGAGCGACCCGGACGTCATGAAATACTCCGTTCGGGGAGTGTGCGACGAGGAAGCTATCCGCAAATTTATAAACTGGTGCATCGAGTGTTACTCATCCCACGGCATCGGCCCCTGGGCGTTGTCCGAGAGGGGATCAGGCGATCTTGTTGGCTTCTGTGGCGTTGGGCCTGAGCTGGTCGGCGACGTTGAGGAAGTCAATCTGGGCTATCGCCTGGCGCGCAGATTCTGGCATCAGGGGTTGGCCACCGAAGCGGTCAAAGGTGTGATGCGGTATGCCTTCGATCAAAAACACTGTGAGTCGGTCGTTGTTATCATTGAGCCGGAGCATACCGATTCCGTCAGGGTGACTGAGAAGGCAGGATTCGGAGACTACACCGTGCAGGAATTTCATAACCGACTGGTGCGGCTCTATCGAATGACCCGCGAAGACTGGGCGTCGCAGAACCGGCAGATGTAG
- a CDS encoding FRG domain-containing protein, with amino-acid sequence MYNLLVTAMEGAWDEGFYEYDRSRFLEYTNEEVAEALKDLSPTHIENLKSYPCLFAYEGEDSDIRIGYITSIKLRRRNILIEFEFDKDIEPIPFDQIQPIAPLLDIRGWEMNRTHWAVKDEDLFGRLSDRGILEGDLGRTADIQERPVPEEPLNPAISTVQEFIGKVFGIDQGDDREVFYRGHSNKKKYKLEPSLFRRDEEGNYLYKDSEHLLYRELLVSNSADFQTDKYTLDSLVRMQHYSLPTRLLDITSNPLIALYFACKSSGNEDGEVIIFSVKRKDVKYFDSDVASCIANLARLPQSEKDEISFKEEGFNDQRPVRRLLHFIKEEKPFFEAAIIPDDLRKILCVKGKQSNDRISSQSGAFLLFGLDSIFDEDGTSEITVTRISVTNKNYILGELDYLNINDSTVFPYIENSAKYVANKFKFNKLIQPTA; translated from the coding sequence ATGTACAATCTGCTTGTGACAGCTATGGAAGGAGCTTGGGATGAAGGCTTCTATGAATATGACAGAAGCCGTTTTCTTGAGTACACCAATGAAGAGGTTGCTGAAGCTCTTAAGGACTTAAGTCCAACACACATTGAAAACCTCAAAAGCTACCCCTGTCTTTTTGCGTACGAAGGTGAAGATTCAGATATCCGTATTGGGTATATCACATCTATAAAACTACGCAGAAGAAATATTCTTATTGAATTCGAGTTTGATAAGGATATAGAACCAATACCTTTTGATCAGATTCAGCCTATCGCGCCGCTTTTAGATATACGCGGATGGGAGATGAATAGAACACACTGGGCTGTCAAAGATGAAGACCTCTTTGGCAGGCTAAGTGACCGAGGCATTCTCGAAGGTGATCTTGGCAGAACCGCTGATATACAAGAACGTCCGGTCCCGGAGGAACCTTTAAATCCGGCTATCAGTACGGTCCAGGAGTTTATTGGCAAGGTATTTGGCATCGATCAGGGCGATGACCGTGAAGTATTTTATCGAGGCCATTCCAACAAGAAAAAATACAAACTAGAGCCCTCATTGTTTCGCAGGGATGAAGAGGGTAACTATCTTTACAAGGATAGTGAGCATTTATTGTACAGAGAGCTTTTGGTTTCAAACTCTGCTGACTTTCAAACAGATAAATATACTCTCGATAGCCTTGTAAGGATGCAGCACTACTCATTGCCAACACGGTTGCTCGATATAACTTCAAATCCCTTGATAGCCCTTTATTTCGCGTGCAAATCATCAGGCAACGAAGATGGAGAGGTCATTATATTCTCCGTGAAAAGAAAAGACGTTAAGTATTTCGATTCAGATGTGGCAAGCTGTATCGCCAACCTTGCTAGACTTCCTCAGTCTGAGAAAGATGAAATAAGCTTTAAGGAAGAAGGGTTCAATGATCAGCGACCAGTGAGACGTCTTCTTCACTTTATCAAAGAAGAAAAACCATTTTTTGAGGCCGCTATAATCCCCGACGATCTGCGCAAGATTTTATGCGTCAAAGGAAAACAAAGTAACGACAGAATTTCCTCGCAATCTGGCGCATTTCTGTTGTTTGGCCTGGATTCGATATTTGATGAAGATGGGACGTCTGAGATAACGGTTACGAGAATATCTGTGACTAATAAAAATTATATTTTGGGAGAGCTTGACTATCTGAATATTAATGATAGCACCGTTTTTCCTTATATCGAAAACTCAGCCAAATACGTGGCTAATAAGTTTAAATTTAACAAGTTAATTCAGCCGACCGCTTGA
- the gabT gene encoding 4-aminobutyrate--2-oxoglutarate transaminase: MSNQSLHQRRSAAMAQGQGALHPVYVDKARNAEIWDVEGKRFIDLGAGIAVNNTGHSHPRIQAAVQAQLERFSHTCLMVTPYESAVDLAEKLNDLAPGTTPKKSIFVTSGAEAVENCVKIARSYTGRSGVIAFKGGFHGRTNLTMGLTGKVKPYKAGFGPFPAEIFHAPYPNAYHGVSVEESLAALDDLFLCDIEPNRVAAIIIEPVQGEGGFYPAPAEFMQALRDCCDKHGILLIADEIQTGFARTGRMFATEYSGIEPDLMTMAKGIAGGFPIAAVVGKADIMDHPGPGGLGGTYGGSPIGCAAALTVLDVIEEENLCERAVAIGERMTARLRKLQERFPARIGDVRNLGAMIAMELVVDGNVNCPDPELTKALITEAGQNGLILLSCGIRGNVVRFLPALTISDELIDESMDILDRCFAALS; the protein is encoded by the coding sequence ATGTCCAATCAATCACTTCATCAGCGCCGTTCTGCTGCCATGGCACAAGGCCAGGGTGCGCTTCATCCGGTTTACGTCGACAAAGCCCGTAACGCCGAAATCTGGGACGTTGAAGGCAAGCGTTTCATTGATCTCGGTGCCGGCATTGCGGTTAACAATACCGGGCATAGCCATCCTCGCATTCAGGCGGCCGTGCAGGCTCAACTCGAGCGCTTTAGCCATACCTGCCTGATGGTGACTCCCTACGAGTCCGCGGTGGATCTGGCAGAAAAGCTCAACGACCTTGCCCCCGGCACTACCCCAAAAAAGAGCATCTTCGTTACCTCCGGTGCCGAAGCCGTGGAAAACTGCGTCAAGATTGCCCGCTCCTACACCGGTCGCTCCGGTGTGATTGCCTTTAAAGGCGGTTTTCACGGGCGCACCAACCTCACCATGGGGCTCACCGGTAAGGTGAAGCCGTACAAGGCGGGATTCGGTCCATTCCCGGCTGAAATCTTCCACGCGCCCTACCCGAACGCCTATCACGGAGTCTCGGTTGAGGAGTCACTGGCCGCGCTGGACGACCTGTTCCTGTGCGACATCGAACCGAATCGCGTTGCTGCCATCATCATCGAGCCGGTTCAGGGCGAAGGTGGTTTCTATCCGGCGCCTGCGGAGTTCATGCAGGCACTGCGTGACTGCTGCGACAAGCACGGTATTCTGCTCATCGCAGACGAAATCCAGACCGGTTTCGCCCGTACCGGCCGCATGTTCGCGACCGAATACTCTGGCATTGAGCCGGACCTGATGACCATGGCAAAAGGTATTGCCGGAGGCTTCCCGATTGCGGCCGTGGTTGGCAAGGCTGACATCATGGATCACCCCGGCCCGGGGGGCCTGGGCGGCACCTACGGTGGTTCCCCCATCGGCTGTGCTGCAGCGCTGACGGTGCTGGACGTAATCGAGGAAGAAAACCTGTGCGAGCGTGCCGTGGCGATTGGCGAGCGTATGACGGCGCGTCTGCGCAAGCTGCAGGAACGCTTCCCGGCCCGCATTGGGGATGTTCGTAACCTGGGCGCGATGATTGCCATGGAATTGGTGGTGGATGGTAACGTCAATTGTCCGGACCCGGAATTGACCAAAGCCCTCATCACTGAGGCCGGGCAAAACGGGCTGATCCTGCTTTCCTGCGGCATTCGTGGCAACGTTGTGCGCTTTCTGCCGGCGTTGACCATCAGCGATGAGTTGATCGATGAGAGTATGGATATTCTCGATCGCTGTTTTGCGGCCCTGAGCTGA
- a CDS encoding zinc ribbon domain-containing protein YjdM: MSYPPCPKCNSEYVYEDQPNLVCPECGHEWNPSEVTAEDTFVVRDANGTVLEAGDQVTLIKDLKVKGSSQVLKIGTKTAIRRIVEGKDHELDCKLPGVGEMMVTAKFVKKV; the protein is encoded by the coding sequence ATGTCGTATCCCCCGTGTCCAAAATGCAATTCCGAGTATGTCTATGAAGATCAACCAAACCTTGTTTGCCCCGAGTGTGGTCACGAGTGGAATCCATCGGAGGTAACGGCCGAAGACACCTTCGTTGTCAGGGATGCCAACGGCACGGTTCTGGAAGCAGGCGATCAGGTAACCCTGATTAAGGACCTCAAGGTGAAAGGCAGCTCGCAAGTGCTCAAGATTGGGACCAAGACCGCCATAAGACGAATCGTGGAAGGAAAGGATCATGAGCTCGACTGCAAACTTCCCGGAGTGGGCGAAATGATGGTGACCGCCAAGTTCGTCAAGAAGGTGTAG
- a CDS encoding antibiotic biosynthesis monooxygenase, whose translation MIRVVYRWKVKEDDFANFQEVWSRTTNHIHETVAGALGSFMLRSPEDPTEILTVAKWDSVENWKAFWVADNPSEMKGMREIGERISVTVYDEVDDFTRSHEE comes from the coding sequence GTGATTCGAGTAGTTTACCGTTGGAAAGTAAAGGAAGACGACTTTGCGAACTTCCAAGAGGTGTGGAGCCGCACCACGAATCATATACATGAGACTGTGGCGGGAGCGTTGGGAAGTTTTATGCTTCGCAGCCCAGAAGATCCGACTGAAATTCTGACAGTGGCAAAGTGGGATTCAGTAGAGAACTGGAAGGCCTTCTGGGTGGCGGATAATCCGTCCGAGATGAAGGGAATGCGGGAGATAGGTGAGCGGATTTCCGTGACCGTATACGATGAAGTGGACGACTTTACGCGGAGTCACGAGGAGTAG
- a CDS encoding MFS transporter, translating to MKHHDPNPIATTGTLAYCLLAFVAMAGLAYINFLPGVVNALAGNIGFSDAQAGQIVALNGYGGLLGSAIAIALIRRVQWQYAMLIFLTLLAMVDLATAWVEPYPLLLGWRFSAGVLGGLCVGIGLAVLARLNDPDRAFGLLMFVQFSLGSVVIYLLPGLETVLGPHAVFYVMATLAALSLIFLPFLPTLRLGSRPAEPSTPLPANTTLLLLAILGYQVAASGIWAYVGLIGRDAGMAAEPVSQYIAATGLLGLLGAMLPVISGKRFGRLFWVTTGLAMSMVAVVLLDYAQHTVLYVAAMALLFFAWPAVQSFLLAVTADMDRTGRLSAMAGLTAYVGLASGPLLAASLLERDSFSVMLYSCAGIFFMSFVLLLRPVQAQDAPVSAVSLSQ from the coding sequence TTGAAACACCATGATCCAAATCCCATAGCCACCACCGGCACCCTGGCCTATTGCCTTCTGGCGTTTGTTGCCATGGCAGGCCTTGCCTACATCAACTTCCTGCCCGGAGTCGTTAACGCGCTCGCGGGAAACATCGGATTCAGTGACGCCCAGGCCGGGCAGATCGTTGCGCTCAACGGTTACGGCGGCTTGCTGGGCAGTGCCATTGCGATTGCCCTGATACGCCGGGTGCAATGGCAATACGCCATGCTGATCTTCCTGACCCTACTGGCCATGGTTGACCTGGCCACCGCCTGGGTGGAGCCCTACCCGTTGCTGCTCGGCTGGCGCTTTAGCGCCGGCGTGCTGGGCGGGCTCTGTGTCGGCATTGGGCTTGCGGTGCTGGCGCGATTGAACGACCCCGACCGGGCATTCGGCCTGTTGATGTTCGTCCAGTTCAGCCTGGGCTCCGTGGTTATCTATCTGCTGCCGGGACTGGAAACCGTCCTTGGCCCCCACGCCGTGTTCTACGTGATGGCTACCCTGGCTGCCCTGAGCCTGATTTTCCTTCCGTTCCTGCCCACCCTGCGGCTCGGTAGCCGTCCAGCCGAACCATCCACCCCCTTGCCTGCCAACACGACGCTCCTGCTGCTGGCCATCCTCGGCTATCAGGTGGCGGCCAGCGGGATCTGGGCCTACGTGGGGCTGATCGGCCGTGATGCGGGCATGGCGGCCGAACCGGTCAGCCAGTACATCGCCGCGACCGGCTTGCTGGGGCTGTTGGGCGCCATGCTGCCGGTGATCAGTGGCAAGCGCTTTGGCCGCCTGTTCTGGGTGACCACCGGTCTGGCCATGTCGATGGTTGCCGTCGTTCTGCTGGACTACGCCCAGCACACCGTCCTCTATGTGGCGGCGATGGCCCTGCTGTTCTTCGCATGGCCCGCGGTGCAATCGTTCCTGCTCGCGGTTACCGCAGACATGGACCGCACCGGGCGACTCTCGGCCATGGCCGGCCTCACCGCCTACGTCGGACTGGCGTCCGGTCCCCTGCTCGCCGCCAGCCTGCTCGAGCGCGACAGCTTTTCGGTCATGCTCTACAGCTGTGCAGGCATTTTCTTCATGAGCTTTGTGCTGCTGTTACGGCCCGTTCAGGCCCAGGACGCTCCGGTAAGCGCCGTATCGCTGTCGCAATAG
- a CDS encoding LysR family transcriptional regulator, with translation MDKLRSLEIFIATCDGGSFAAAARLCGSDPSTVSKAIGRLEAQLGLTLFQRSTRQLRITTAGERYANTVRKMMQDLSSCEAELKQINRSPSGTLRISSAVCYGHLYLRPLLRAFCLQYPDIRLELEINDLHVDIIDNDIDVALRTGYVKDSRLVARRLSPMDFLVCASPRYLEEYGTPRRREDFHSHPWIGFRIKETQQLQPIFLPDESGEYQPYELERRYLTDDGEAMAYMCVDGLGFAQLPHFLAKEGLDCGALVSLYPYFRPPDPGSGVFAIYPKRDYLPAKVRVFIDFLNDALAARGESANHTWAETWAPVAHRD, from the coding sequence ATGGACAAGTTACGGTCACTGGAAATCTTTATCGCCACCTGTGATGGCGGCAGTTTCGCGGCGGCAGCCAGGTTGTGTGGCAGCGACCCGTCCACCGTCAGCAAGGCCATTGGGCGCCTGGAGGCCCAGTTGGGGCTGACGCTCTTCCAGCGTTCAACCCGGCAACTGCGGATTACCACCGCCGGTGAGCGTTACGCCAACACCGTACGCAAGATGATGCAGGACCTCTCCAGTTGTGAAGCGGAGCTCAAGCAGATCAACCGCTCACCCAGCGGCACTCTGCGCATCAGTTCCGCCGTCTGCTACGGCCACCTCTATCTGCGCCCCTTGTTGCGGGCGTTTTGCCTTCAGTATCCGGACATCCGTCTGGAGCTCGAAATTAATGACCTGCATGTGGATATCATCGACAACGACATCGATGTGGCACTGCGAACCGGCTATGTAAAGGACAGCCGTCTGGTGGCCCGACGCCTCAGCCCGATGGATTTCCTGGTCTGCGCGTCGCCCCGGTATCTGGAGGAGTACGGCACGCCCCGTCGTCGCGAAGACTTTCACTCGCACCCCTGGATTGGTTTTCGCATCAAGGAAACCCAGCAGCTACAGCCGATCTTCCTGCCCGACGAGTCAGGGGAGTATCAGCCCTATGAGCTGGAGCGCCGCTATCTCACGGATGATGGTGAAGCCATGGCGTACATGTGCGTCGACGGTCTCGGCTTTGCCCAGTTGCCTCACTTCCTCGCCAAGGAAGGACTGGACTGTGGTGCCCTGGTGTCGCTATACCCCTATTTCCGCCCCCCGGATCCGGGCAGCGGTGTCTTCGCTATTTACCCCAAACGTGATTACCTGCCCGCCAAGGTTCGGGTGTTCATCGATTTTCTGAACGACGCACTGGCTGCCCGGGGCGAAAGTGCCAACCATACGTGGGCGGAAACCTGGGCGCCGGTTGCTCATCGCGATTGA
- a CDS encoding FAD-binding oxidoreductase, protein MPITTHTSSYYAASANDKQLRPALKEHIKSDVCIIGAGYTGMSTALHLAEAGYKVTVLEASRIGFGASGRNGGQIVNSYSRDIDFIEQHYGDEVGKHMGQMAFEGGRILRRFVRDYNIQCDLKEGGIFAACNRRQFNELQEKKALWEAHGHQGLELLDSNKTMEHIGSDRYTGALIDHTGGHFHPLNLVLGEAAALESLGGTIYEGSPAISIEEGAMAVVKTEHGSVTADFVLVAGNAYLNGLLPKLESKAIPCGTQVIATEPLSEDVQKRLLPKDNCVEDCNYLLDYYRLSGDGRLIYGGGVTYGAREPSKIESLIVPNMLKTFPELKGTKVDFAWTGNFLLTLMRLPQFGRIGSNVYYAQGYSGHGVTCSHLAGKVISDAMRGQAERFDVFSSLPQPSFPGGRLFRIPFTAMGAWYYNLRDQLGV, encoded by the coding sequence GTGCCTATAACGACACACACTTCTTCCTATTACGCGGCATCTGCCAATGATAAGCAGTTGCGTCCTGCCCTGAAGGAACACATCAAATCCGACGTCTGCATTATTGGTGCAGGCTATACCGGCATGTCGACTGCCCTGCACCTCGCTGAGGCTGGCTACAAAGTCACCGTGCTGGAAGCAAGCCGGATCGGCTTTGGTGCGTCTGGCCGCAACGGTGGCCAGATCGTTAACAGCTACAGCCGTGATATCGACTTTATCGAACAGCATTACGGTGACGAGGTTGGCAAGCATATGGGGCAGATGGCGTTTGAAGGTGGCCGAATCCTGCGGCGCTTCGTTCGCGATTACAACATCCAGTGCGACCTCAAGGAAGGCGGCATTTTCGCGGCCTGCAATCGCCGCCAGTTCAATGAACTGCAAGAGAAGAAAGCGCTCTGGGAAGCCCATGGCCATCAGGGCCTGGAGTTGCTGGACAGCAACAAGACGATGGAACACATCGGTTCCGATCGCTACACCGGCGCTCTTATTGATCACACCGGCGGTCACTTCCACCCGCTGAATCTCGTGCTCGGCGAGGCTGCCGCCCTCGAATCCCTCGGTGGCACCATCTACGAAGGCAGTCCTGCAATCAGTATAGAAGAAGGCGCCATGGCGGTCGTGAAGACCGAACACGGGAGCGTTACCGCAGATTTCGTGCTGGTTGCTGGCAATGCCTACCTGAACGGCCTGTTGCCGAAGCTGGAATCCAAGGCCATTCCGTGTGGTACTCAGGTTATTGCCACGGAGCCGCTTTCTGAAGACGTTCAAAAGCGCCTATTGCCGAAAGACAACTGTGTGGAAGACTGCAACTACCTGCTGGATTACTATCGCCTGTCTGGCGACGGTCGCCTGATCTACGGTGGCGGCGTGACCTACGGCGCCCGTGAGCCCTCCAAGATCGAATCCCTAATTGTTCCCAACATGCTCAAGACCTTCCCGGAACTTAAGGGCACCAAGGTGGATTTCGCCTGGACTGGCAACTTCCTGCTTACCCTGATGCGCCTGCCGCAGTTCGGACGCATTGGTAGCAATGTCTACTACGCCCAGGGCTACAGCGGCCACGGCGTGACCTGCTCGCACCTGGCAGGAAAGGTGATCAGTGACGCGATGCGCGGCCAGGCCGAGCGCTTCGACGTGTTCTCCAGCCTGCCCCAGCCCAGCTTCCCTGGCGGCCGACTGTTCCGGATTCCTTTCACGGCCATGGGCGCCTGGTACTACAACCTGCGCGACCAGCTTGGTGTTTAA
- a CDS encoding NAD-dependent succinate-semialdehyde dehydrogenase has translation MTLKLNEPDLFRDRAYINGEWVGAAKAHSFPIFNPSTGATLAQVPDLGGDETRAAIDAAEAAMPAWQALTAKERAGRLRAWFNLIMEHQDDLAHIMTSEQGKPFAEAKGEVAYGASFVEWFAEEAKRIYGDVIPAHGPDKRLVTIKQPIGVVAAITPWNFPIAMITRKVAPALAAGCTVVIKPGEDTPLCALALAELSQRAGIPAGVMNVVTTLQAPEVGRTLCDDSRVRKLSFTGSTPVGKLLMRQCADTVKKVSLELGGNAPFIVFDDADIDAAITGLMASKFRNAGQTCVCTNRILVQDGIHDAFVEKLNAAVAALTVGDGFRDGVTIGPLINDKAVAKVRDLVDDAVSSGARVSQEHTSTPDNPNFYPPTVVTGVKPSMRIAQEEIFGPVATVFRFSEESEAIALANDTPFGLAAYFYSRDIGRVWRVAEALEYGMVGINEGLISNEVAPFGGIKESGIGREGSRYGIDDFVEIKYLCMGGIR, from the coding sequence ATGACACTAAAACTGAACGAGCCCGATCTGTTTCGGGATCGCGCCTACATTAATGGTGAATGGGTAGGCGCAGCGAAAGCCCATAGCTTTCCCATCTTCAATCCCAGCACCGGCGCCACCCTGGCCCAGGTTCCCGACCTTGGCGGCGACGAAACCCGTGCCGCGATCGACGCGGCTGAAGCGGCAATGCCTGCTTGGCAGGCGCTGACGGCGAAAGAACGCGCTGGGCGTTTGCGTGCCTGGTTCAACCTGATCATGGAGCACCAGGACGACCTGGCGCACATCATGACCAGCGAACAAGGCAAGCCGTTTGCGGAAGCGAAGGGTGAAGTTGCCTATGGCGCCTCGTTCGTTGAGTGGTTCGCGGAAGAAGCCAAACGCATCTACGGCGATGTGATTCCGGCTCACGGCCCGGACAAACGCTTGGTGACCATCAAACAGCCGATTGGCGTGGTGGCGGCAATCACCCCCTGGAACTTCCCCATCGCCATGATCACGCGCAAAGTGGCGCCTGCCCTGGCCGCAGGTTGCACTGTGGTGATCAAACCGGGCGAGGATACTCCTTTGTGTGCCCTGGCTCTGGCCGAACTCAGCCAGCGGGCAGGTATTCCAGCCGGCGTAATGAATGTGGTGACCACCCTGCAGGCGCCGGAAGTAGGCCGGACCCTGTGTGACGATTCCCGCGTTCGCAAGCTGTCGTTCACCGGCTCAACTCCGGTCGGGAAGCTGCTGATGCGCCAGTGTGCCGATACCGTTAAGAAGGTATCGCTGGAACTGGGCGGCAATGCCCCGTTCATCGTGTTTGATGATGCCGATATTGATGCGGCCATTACCGGCCTGATGGCGTCCAAATTCCGGAACGCTGGGCAAACCTGCGTCTGCACCAATCGCATTCTGGTTCAGGATGGCATTCACGATGCGTTCGTTGAAAAGCTGAACGCAGCGGTCGCGGCGTTGACTGTTGGTGACGGATTCCGGGATGGGGTCACCATCGGCCCGCTGATCAACGACAAGGCGGTGGCCAAGGTTCGCGACCTGGTCGACGATGCCGTGTCTTCCGGCGCCCGGGTCTCTCAGGAGCACACCAGTACCCCCGACAACCCCAACTTCTATCCGCCTACCGTGGTAACCGGCGTAAAGCCATCCATGCGTATCGCGCAGGAGGAGATTTTTGGCCCGGTCGCCACGGTATTCCGCTTTTCCGAGGAGTCTGAAGCGATCGCCCTGGCCAACGACACCCCGTTTGGTCTGGCGGCCTATTTCTATAGCCGGGATATCGGCCGCGTCTGGCGGGTTGCCGAGGCGCTCGAATACGGCATGGTCGGCATCAACGAAGGCCTGATCTCTAACGAAGTGGCGCCGTTTGGCGGCATCAAGGAGTCCGGTATCGGCCGTGAGGGCTCTCGCTACGGCATCGATGACTTCGTGGAAATCAAATATCTGTGCATGGGCGGCATTCGCTGA